The Kordia sp. SMS9 DNA window TTCGTGTCAATTCAGTATAGTGAAGCGATCTAAAAATCTAGATTTTATCATGCACTTTCGTGTGATTGCCATCATTCCAAAGCGTTAAAATGTCAGTAGCAACCTGCGCGCCACTTCCTGCGGCAATGGCAAATTGACTTCTCCAACCGGCAATGGTGCCACAAGCATACAATCCATCTTTTACCAAATGATCATCGTTTTTTAAATACACACGATCTTTTTTGGCAGCCGCTCTTGGATGCGGCGCAATACATTCCTCCAAACCTTCAATCGTAAACGGTTTTGCATAATTCAACGCGATTACGACCAGTTTACTCTGATAGGTGTTTTTATTCGTTACGATTTGAAAATTGCCTGCTTCTCCTGTAATTTCAAGTACTTTTTCTTTGGTAATTTGTGTCACGTGCGGATACACTTCCGTGAGATGTGCTTGTCCTTCCATCAAAATTTCCGCACCTGTTTTTCCTTTTGGTAAGCCTAATACATTATTAAACAATGCATTTTGCAAATGGGAAGATCGTTGGTGAAGTACAATGCCAATCTTTTTATCTACAGCAAACGGTTTCTCTTTGGCAGAACCTAAAATGAGCGCGCATTGCATTCCTGAAACACCGCCACCAACCACAAGGACGTCAAACATTACTTCTTAGAATTATTAATTTTTTCCTGAATCTTCTTTGACGTCAAGAAAATCAATACAATCATAATAGCACACAAAGAAGCCAATACGCCTACTAAGGCTACCAAGCTGTCTCCTTGTAAAATATTGTCAAAATTTAGTTTGGTTACGTTGTAAATACAAAGAAACGCTGCTAACACGATAAACACATACGAGAATATTTTCATTTTTCTTTTCCTTTTAAAAGTGAATTTTTACGGTGCAAAATTACGCAAATATTTCTTGAATTCCCGTAGTAAATATTTTAACTGAAATTGCTAACAGGATGACTCCGAATACTTTTCGTAAAATACGAATTCCATTCTGACCAAGCCAGCGTTCTATCTTCACTGAAGCTTTCAACACAATATACATAATGATCATATTGATTAAAAGTGCCACGACAATATTTTCTGGACTAAATTCCGCACGAAGCGATAAAATAGACGTCAAACTTCCAGGTCCGGCAACCAATGGAAAAGCAATCGGAAACACAGACGCATCACTCATGGCATTTTCTTCATCTTCCTTAAACAAGGTAATTCCCAAAATCATTTCCAATGCCAAAAAGAACAGAACAAACGAACCTGCAATCGCAAATTGACTCGCCGTAATGCCAATTAAGTTCAACATACTTTGTCCCACAAACAAAAACACGGTCAAAATAACACCTGCAATAATGGTCGCTTTTCCCGATTGAATATGTCCTGTTTTGCGGCGTAAATCTATAATAATAGGAATGTTTCCAATAATATCAATCACGGCAAAAAGTACCATACTTGCCGTTAGAATATGTTTAAAATTTAGTTCCATTGTTGATCCTTTTTAAAATTTGCGGCAAAAGTATAGTATTCCTCCAATTTTCAATGCAAAATCATGTGTTTTTTAGTTTAAATTAAGGTGAAGTTTACGGTCGTAAAAAAATCATAGAATTGGCTGAAATTAAAACTGTAGAAAAAAGTATATTTGCCACATGTTTCAAATAGGAAAAACCATCATTTCAGAAGATATTATTGAAAACGACTTTGTGTGCAATCTCAGTGCGTGCAAAGGAATTTGTTGTGTAGAAGGTGATGCTGGTGCGCCACTGGAAGATGAAGAAATTAAAAAGTTGGATGCTATTTACGACACCGTAAAACCTTTTTTGCGAAAAGAAGGAATTGCGGCTATTGAAGCGCAAGGAACCTATATTGTGCGAGAAAATGGCGATTTGGAAACACCTTTGGTCAACGGTGCGGAATGTGCCTATGTAACGTTTGATCAAAATAATACTGCGATGTGCGGAATTGAACAAGCGTATAATAAAGGTGTAATTGATTGGAAAAAACCAATTTCTTGTCACTTATACCCAGTGCGTGTGGAAGCGTATAGTGATTTTGCAGCAGTCAATTATCACCGATGGCCCATTTGTGATGATGCGTGTAGTTTAGGGAAAGAATTACAAGTACCGATCTATAAATTTGTAAAAGAAGCCTTGATTCGAAAATTTGGAGAAGATTGGTATTTGGAACTTGAGAAAACTGCCAAAAAATTGGGACGCTAATCCATAAATCTCATTTTCTCATTTTTTTTCACAAACGCTTGTTTTATCGCTGTTAACAACGAATAGGTATTTGTAAGTTATTGATAATCAGTAAAAAATGCCGTTTTTTAAAAATGTTAAAAAGTAGGAAAAAACTGTACTGTTGTTAAAAACTCTCGAACTTTGTGAATAAGTTACACTTTCATTTCCGCCTACAATTTTCCATCTTTGTTATTCCCAAATCAAACAATAGTCTTTTACCCAATTTTACATTAAAAAACTCTATAATTTTATGTCATCAGCAATAGAACCCATCTTACAAGAAAACAAAGACAGATTTGTGATTTTTCCAATCAAACATGCAGATATTTGGGAATGGTATAAAAAATCGGAAGCTAGTTTTTGGACAGCGGAAGAAATTGACCTTCACCAAGATTTGACAGACTGGAATACAAAATTGAATGATGACGAACGTTATTTTATCAAGCATATTTTGGCATTTTTTGCCGCTTCAGACGGAATTGTAAATGAAAACTTAGCAGAAAACTTTGTCAACGAAGTACAATATTCAGAAGCAAAGTTTTTCTACGGATTCCAAATTATGATGGAAAACATTCATTCTGAAACATATTCGTTATTAATTGACACGTATGTAAAGGATGAAAAAGAGAAAAGCAAATTGTTTCAAGCAATTGAAAATTTTCCTGCTATCAAAAAGAAAGCCGATTGGGCATTGCAATGGATTGATTCACCAAGTTTTGCAGAACGTTTAATTGCGTTTGCTGCAGTAGAAGGTATTTTCTTTTCAGGTGCATTCTGTTCTATCTATTGGTTGAAGAAAAGAGGAATTATGCCTGGATTAACGTTTTCTAATGAGTTAATTTCTCGTGATGAAGGTGTACACTGTGATTTTGCAGTACACTTACACAACAATCACTTGGTAAATAAAGTTCCGAAAGAACGTATTCGCGGAATTATTGTAGATGCATTAAACATCGAACGCGAATTTATCACAGAGTCTTTACCTGTAAGTCTCATTGGAATGAATGCTAAATTAATGACACAATATTTAGAGTTTGTAACAGACCGACTCCTACAAGAATTAGGTTGTGAAAAAGAATACAATGTGTCCAATCCATTCGATTTTATGGATATGATTTCTCTTCAAGGAAAAACAAACTTCTTTGAAAAAAGAGTTTCAGAATACCAAAAAGCAGGTGTGCTGAACAAAGAAGAAGAGAAAGACAAATTTAGCTTTGACGCAGATTTCTAAAAGAAAACTCCTTTCATTTTGATTGCTTAGGGAATCAAAATTGTAAATACATTAATAAAACCCAACATGCCAATTTTTTCCCGAAAATTGGTAAAAAAACTAACCCCTTTTCTCAACGAAAGTGAGAAAAGCACAAAAAACAGATGAGCGTATGTTTGTAGTAAAAAGAGACGGAAGAAAAGAGCCAATGATGTTTGACAAGATCACTTCGCGAGTGAGAAAGTTATGCTATGGCTTAAATGATTTAGTAGATCCTGTAAAAGTTGCGATGCGTGTAATTGAAGGATTATATGATGGAGTAACCACTTCAGAATTAGACAATTTGGCAGCAGAAATTGCCGCCACCATGACGACAACGCATCCTGATTATGCACGATTGGCAGCGCGTATTTCCGTGTCAAACTTACACAAAAACACCAAAAAATCATTCTCGGAAGCGATGGTGGATTTGTACGAATATGTAAATCCAAGAACAGGAAAAAAAGCACCATTATTATCAGATGAGGTGTATAATGTAATTATGGAAAATGCAGATCGCTTGGATTCTACCATTATCTATAATCGCGATTTTGGATACGATTACTTCGGATTTAAAACCTTAGAACGCTCCTACTTACTAAAATTAAACGGTAAAATTGCAGAACGTCCACAGCACATGCTTATGCGTGTTTCTGTTGGAATTCACTTAAACGATTTAGACGCAGCGATTGAAACATACGAATTGATGTCTAAAAAGTACTTTACGCATGCAACGCCAACGCTTTTCAACTCGGGAACGCCAAAACCACAAATGTCATCTTGTTTCTTGTTAGCAATGCAAGATGATAGTATTGATGGAATTTACGATACGCTCAAACAAACGGCAAAAATTTCACAATCTGCAGGTGGAATAGGATTGTCTATTCACAATGTACGTGCAACAGGATCATACATTGCAGGAACTAACGGAACAAGTAATGGAATTGTGCCAATGTTGCGTGTATACAATGATACGGCACGTTATGTAGATCAAGGTGGCGGAAAGCGTAAAGGCTCATTTGCAATTTATGTAGAACCTTGGCATGCGGATATTTTTGACTTTCTAGACTTGAAAAAGAATCATGGAAAAGAAGAAATGCGTGCGCGCGATTTATTCTATGCAATGTGGATTCCAGATTTATTCATGAAACGTGTAGAAGAAAATGGACCTTGGACATTGATGTGTCCTAACGAATGTCCAAACTTATTCAACGTTCATAGTGAAGAGTTTGAAGCATTGTACTTACAATACGAAGCAGCAGGAAAAGGAAGAAAAACCATCAAGGCGCGTGAGTTATGGGAGAAAATCCTAGAATCTCAAATTGAAACAGGAACGCCATACATGTTGTATAAAGATGCGGCAAACCGTAAATCGAACCAAAAGAACTTAGGAACCATTCGTTCTTCAAATTTATGTACGGAAATCATGGAGTATACGTCTCCTGATGAAGTTGCCGTGTGTAACTTGGCTTCGATTGCATTGCCAATGTTTATCAAAGGAAAAGAATTTGATCACAAAGAATTATTCCGTGTGACAAAACGTGTGACGAAAAACTTAAACAAAGTAATTGATCGTAATTACTATCCTGTAAAAGAAGCAGAAAACTCTAACTTCCGTCACCGTCCAATTGGATTGGGTGTGCAAGGATTGGCAGATACGTTCATCAAACTGCGTATGCCTTTTACGTCTGATGAAGCAAAAAAGCTAAACCAAGAGATTTTTGAAACCTTATACTTTGCAGCAGTTACGGCTTCTATGGAAATGGCAAAAATAGAAGGTCCATACCAAACGTATGAAGGTTCGCCAATATCAAAAGGAGAATTCCAACACAATCTTTGGGGAATTAAAGATGAAGAACTCAGCGGACGTTGGGACTGGGGAAAACTGCGCAAGCAAGTAGCTGAAAATGGTGTGCGTAACTCGTTATTAGTAGCGCCAATGCCAACAGCATCTACCTCACAAATTCTTGGAAACAACGAGTGTTTTGAGCCGTATACATCAAACATTTATACGCGAAGAGTACTTTCTGGAGAATTCATTGTGGTGAATAAGCATTTGCTAGAAGATTTAGTAAGCTTAAACCTTTGGACAGAAGATTTAAAGCAAGAATTGATGCGTGCCAATGGTTCTATCCAACACATTGACGAAATTCCACAAGACATCAAAGAATTGTATAAAACAGTGTGGGAATTGAGCATGAAAGACATCATTGACATGTCGCGTCACAGAGGATATTTCATTGATCAATCGCAGTCACTAAACTTGTTTATGGAAGGTGCAACCATGGCAAAATTAACGTCTATGCATTTCTACGCTTGGAAATCTGGATTAAAAACAGGAATGTATTACTTGCGTACAAAATCGGCAGTTGATGCGATTAAATTTACCTTGAAGAAAGAGGTAAAAAAAGCGCCTGTAGCTGTTGAAGCTGCCACGTCAATTTCTGTACAAACGGTAGCCGAAAAACCAACTCCAGTAGCAGTTGAGCCATTAACGCCAGAAGAAATGAAAGAAATGATTGCAAGAGCTAAAGACGGGCAAGATGATGATTGCTTAATGTGTGGTTCTTAAATTGAATTTGATAACAGTGTGAGTTTCAAAACTTACATTAGCATATAGAAGAAGGGAATGTTGGAAAACATTCCCTTTTTTAATTGGTATAAGTATTCAATTTCGTCCAAGTACTTCTCGATACAAATTTGCTGCACAAATTCACTCGAAGTGACGTTTGGTAATTCAAAAGCCAAAAAAATCTAACAGCGCAACAGCGCGGTCTAAAATCTATACCGTTCTATTCATCAATTGCTTACCAAACGCTTGAAGTTGTTGCTTTTCTTTGTCGCCAATATGCAACGTTTGCAATACTTTAAACGCTTTTTGTGTATACTCAGAAATGGCCGTTTTCATCGTTTCTGGTATATTAGCTTTGTTAAAAATAGCTTTCACAGTCGCTACTTTTTCGTCAGTACCTTCAGATTTCTCAGAAAATAATCGCAACAGTGTTTTTGTGTCTTCTTTTGAACTGTTTTCAAGTGCTTTTAAGTATAAATAGGTCTTTTTATTTTCAATAATATCGCCGCCAACTTGTTTTCCAAACGTTTCTGGATCGCCGTAGGCATCTAAATAATCATCTTGAAGCTGAAAAGCCAATCCTAAATAACGACCAAAATCGTAAATGCCTTGTGCATCTTGTTCGCTGGTTTCTGCAATAATAGCACCCATTTTCATCGCGGCGCCGACCAAAACGGCGGTTTTATATTCAATCATTCTCAAATATTCAGGAATGGTCACATCGTTTCTCGTTTCAAAATCCACATCATATTGCTGTCCTTCACACACTTCAATGGCTGTTTTACTAAATAATTCTGCCAACGCTTTAAAAATTGGACCTTCATAATTTTCAAACAATTGATAGGCTAAAATCAACATCGCATCGCCTGATAAAATACCAGTATTCAAATCCCACTTTTCATGTACGGTTGCTTTTCCTCTTCGCAATGGCGCGCCATCCATAATATCATCATGCACCAACGAAAAGTTGTGAAAAACTTCTACCGCCAAGGCAGCATCTAAGGCTTTCGTGTGAGAAGTTCCAAAAATTTCTGCCGTCATCAAGGTCAACACAGGACGCAAGCGTTTTCCACCTAATTGAAGAATATACACAATAGGTTCATATAAATTCTTCGGTTCGGTTAATACTACTTTTTCTTCAAGATATTCAATAAATGTTTCTCTGTATTGAGCAATCTGTATCATGTATGTGAAAATTTTACCAAAAATACCATATTTCCTTTGCATGCAAATTAAAATGAATTGTTAAATAATTGTAAAAACTTTGGAAACTTTTTTTGTTTTCAAAGTTTCCTGCATATTTTTGCAGCCTACTTATGAAAGATAAAATAAAAGTAACGGCAACGGAATTGTTCTTAAACTTAGGGTTTAAGAGTGTGACTATGGATGATATTGCCAATGAAATGGGAATCTCCAAAAAGACCATTTACACACATTTCAACAATAAAACAGCATTGGTAAGTGAGGTAACAAGTTCGCTATTTTGTGTAATTAGCGAAGGAATCGATTTGATTTGTTCTATAGAAAAGAACTCTATTGAAGAGTTGTACGAAATCAAACGCTTTGTGATGGAACATTTAAAAAATGAAAAAACGTCGCCTTTATATCAACTTCACAAATACTATCCAAAAATCTATGCAACCTTAAAAAAGAAGCAATTTGATTTGATGCAAGATTGTGTCATGGATAATTTAAAGCGTGGTGTGCACACAGGAATGTATCGTGATAATATCAATGTTGAATTTGTATCACGCATTTATTTCACGGGCGTTACAGGGATTAAAGATCAAGACTTTTTTCCTGCCAGAATGTTTCCAATGGACGCGTTGATGGATCAATTTTTAGAATACCACTTGCGTGGAATTTGCACACCTAAAGGACTTGAAACTTTACAAGAATGTATAACAACTAACCAATTAACATAACATGCGAAACAAACTAATATATCTCTTTAGTTTATGTTTTCTGAGTTTCGGATTTGCTCAGAATCAAGAAATACCCAGAAGCTTTTCTTTAGAGGAAGCCATTACTTTTGCGCTTGAAAATAACAGAACAGTCAAAAATGCAGTTCGTGATATTGAAGCTGCGAAAGAGCAAAAATGGGAAACGACAGCGGATGGACTTCCGCAACTGAATGGTAATATTGACTACATATACAACATAAAACAGCAATTTGAAGATGCGGTCGATTTTGATGAAAACGGATTCATTGACTTTGGTGCTCAGCAGTCTGTAACAGCAACGGCGACGTTATCGCAATTGGTGTTTGATGGTTCGTATTTGGTAGGATTGCAATCGGCAAAAGTATTTTTAGAAATTTCTAAAAATGCCAAAGAAAAAACCGATTTAGAAATTCGTCAAGGAGTCATAAACGCCTATGGAAATGTGTTACTTGCTGAAGAAAGTATTATGATTTTAGAGCGAAATAAGAAAACGCTGGAAGACAATTTGAGCGAAACTCGTAAAATTTATGAAAATGGTTTGACAGAGGAAGAAAATGTAGAACAATTAGAAATTACGTTGTCAAGTGTGGAGAGTAATTTGAGAAATATGAAGCGTCTGCGCGATCTTTCCTATCAAATGTTCAATATTACGTTGGGAATTGATGTAAACAACGAAACCAAACTAACAGATACGTTGCCAACGCTAACGTTTCAAAACATAACACCATCACTCTTAGAAGCCGATGAAGATGTGACGAAAACGATCGATTATAAAATTGCGGCAAATGATACGCGTTCCAAAGAATTATTGGTCAAATTAGAAAAAAGCAAAGCGCTGCCATCATTGAGCGGATTTTTATCTGGTTCGTATTTAGGAAATGGTGATCAGTTTGAATTTTTTACCAACAATCAAACCTGGTTAGGAATTGCCTCTTTTGGATTTAGTTTGAACATTCCGATTTTCAGTTCCTTGAAACGAAGTGCTTCTACGCAACGTGCAAAAATCAATCTTGAAAAAGCACAAGATGATTTGTTGGAAGTAGAACAACAACTAAAATTTCAAATTGCTTCTGCAAAAAGCGACTATCAATTATCCATTGAAGAATACGAAACTTCAAAGAAAAATTTGAGGCTTTCGGAACGTATCGAGAAAAAAAATCAAGTCAAGTTTTTTGAAGGTGTAGGTTCTAGTTTCGATTTGCGCCAAGCACAAACACAACTCTACAC harbors:
- a CDS encoding FAD-dependent oxidoreductase, which encodes MFDVLVVGGGVSGMQCALILGSAKEKPFAVDKKIGIVLHQRSSHLQNALFNNVLGLPKGKTGAEILMEGQAHLTEVYPHVTQITKEKVLEITGEAGNFQIVTNKNTYQSKLVVIALNYAKPFTIEGLEECIAPHPRAAAKKDRVYLKNDDHLVKDGLYACGTIAGWRSQFAIAAGSGAQVATDILTLWNDGNHTKVHDKI
- a CDS encoding MarC family protein, which encodes MELNFKHILTASMVLFAVIDIIGNIPIIIDLRRKTGHIQSGKATIIAGVILTVFLFVGQSMLNLIGITASQFAIAGSFVLFFLALEMILGITLFKEDEENAMSDASVFPIAFPLVAGPGSLTSILSLRAEFSPENIVVALLINMIIMYIVLKASVKIERWLGQNGIRILRKVFGVILLAISVKIFTTGIQEIFA
- a CDS encoding DUF3109 family protein → MFQIGKTIISEDIIENDFVCNLSACKGICCVEGDAGAPLEDEEIKKLDAIYDTVKPFLRKEGIAAIEAQGTYIVRENGDLETPLVNGAECAYVTFDQNNTAMCGIEQAYNKGVIDWKKPISCHLYPVRVEAYSDFAAVNYHRWPICDDACSLGKELQVPIYKFVKEALIRKFGEDWYLELEKTAKKLGR
- a CDS encoding ribonucleotide-diphosphate reductase subunit beta codes for the protein MSSAIEPILQENKDRFVIFPIKHADIWEWYKKSEASFWTAEEIDLHQDLTDWNTKLNDDERYFIKHILAFFAASDGIVNENLAENFVNEVQYSEAKFFYGFQIMMENIHSETYSLLIDTYVKDEKEKSKLFQAIENFPAIKKKADWALQWIDSPSFAERLIAFAAVEGIFFSGAFCSIYWLKKRGIMPGLTFSNELISRDEGVHCDFAVHLHNNHLVNKVPKERIRGIIVDALNIEREFITESLPVSLIGMNAKLMTQYLEFVTDRLLQELGCEKEYNVSNPFDFMDMISLQGKTNFFEKRVSEYQKAGVLNKEEEKDKFSFDADF
- a CDS encoding ribonucleoside-diphosphate reductase subunit alpha, with protein sequence MFVVKRDGRKEPMMFDKITSRVRKLCYGLNDLVDPVKVAMRVIEGLYDGVTTSELDNLAAEIAATMTTTHPDYARLAARISVSNLHKNTKKSFSEAMVDLYEYVNPRTGKKAPLLSDEVYNVIMENADRLDSTIIYNRDFGYDYFGFKTLERSYLLKLNGKIAERPQHMLMRVSVGIHLNDLDAAIETYELMSKKYFTHATPTLFNSGTPKPQMSSCFLLAMQDDSIDGIYDTLKQTAKISQSAGGIGLSIHNVRATGSYIAGTNGTSNGIVPMLRVYNDTARYVDQGGGKRKGSFAIYVEPWHADIFDFLDLKKNHGKEEMRARDLFYAMWIPDLFMKRVEENGPWTLMCPNECPNLFNVHSEEFEALYLQYEAAGKGRKTIKARELWEKILESQIETGTPYMLYKDAANRKSNQKNLGTIRSSNLCTEIMEYTSPDEVAVCNLASIALPMFIKGKEFDHKELFRVTKRVTKNLNKVIDRNYYPVKEAENSNFRHRPIGLGVQGLADTFIKLRMPFTSDEAKKLNQEIFETLYFAAVTASMEMAKIEGPYQTYEGSPISKGEFQHNLWGIKDEELSGRWDWGKLRKQVAENGVRNSLLVAPMPTASTSQILGNNECFEPYTSNIYTRRVLSGEFIVVNKHLLEDLVSLNLWTEDLKQELMRANGSIQHIDEIPQDIKELYKTVWELSMKDIIDMSRHRGYFIDQSQSLNLFMEGATMAKLTSMHFYAWKSGLKTGMYYLRTKSAVDAIKFTLKKEVKKAPVAVEAATSISVQTVAEKPTPVAVEPLTPEEMKEMIARAKDGQDDDCLMCGS
- a CDS encoding polyprenyl synthetase family protein, producing MIQIAQYRETFIEYLEEKVVLTEPKNLYEPIVYILQLGGKRLRPVLTLMTAEIFGTSHTKALDAALAVEVFHNFSLVHDDIMDGAPLRRGKATVHEKWDLNTGILSGDAMLILAYQLFENYEGPIFKALAELFSKTAIEVCEGQQYDVDFETRNDVTIPEYLRMIEYKTAVLVGAAMKMGAIIAETSEQDAQGIYDFGRYLGLAFQLQDDYLDAYGDPETFGKQVGGDIIENKKTYLYLKALENSSKEDTKTLLRLFSEKSEGTDEKVATVKAIFNKANIPETMKTAISEYTQKAFKVLQTLHIGDKEKQQLQAFGKQLMNRTV
- a CDS encoding TetR/AcrR family transcriptional regulator; this translates as MKDKIKVTATELFLNLGFKSVTMDDIANEMGISKKTIYTHFNNKTALVSEVTSSLFCVISEGIDLICSIEKNSIEELYEIKRFVMEHLKNEKTSPLYQLHKYYPKIYATLKKKQFDLMQDCVMDNLKRGVHTGMYRDNINVEFVSRIYFTGVTGIKDQDFFPARMFPMDALMDQFLEYHLRGICTPKGLETLQECITTNQLT
- a CDS encoding TolC family protein, producing the protein MRNKLIYLFSLCFLSFGFAQNQEIPRSFSLEEAITFALENNRTVKNAVRDIEAAKEQKWETTADGLPQLNGNIDYIYNIKQQFEDAVDFDENGFIDFGAQQSVTATATLSQLVFDGSYLVGLQSAKVFLEISKNAKEKTDLEIRQGVINAYGNVLLAEESIMILERNKKTLEDNLSETRKIYENGLTEEENVEQLEITLSSVESNLRNMKRLRDLSYQMFNITLGIDVNNETKLTDTLPTLTFQNITPSLLEADEDVTKTIDYKIAANDTRSKELLVKLEKSKALPSLSGFLSGSYLGNGDQFEFFTNNQTWLGIASFGFSLNIPIFSSLKRSASTQRAKINLEKAQDDLLEVEQQLKFQIASAKSDYQLSIEEYETSKKNLRLSERIEKKNQVKFFEGVGSSFDLRQAQTQLYTAQQEYLQAMLDVINKKAALETILNTTN